The following are from one region of the Thermofilum sp. genome:
- a CDS encoding tRNA (N(6)-L-threonylcarbamoyladenosine(37)-C(2))-methylthiotransferase, whose protein sequence is MPAVKVYLEVHGCWLSKAEGEIARSLLEKAGYTVSSDARDADAIVVVTCAVRGDTEVAMLKRLRELREKAPHARFVVAGCLVNVRPKSILSITPEAALVEPDALDHVVDALESRDPVYIVRKYQRNLSILPEYRGGPTYVVPIESGCTGSCSFCVEWVARGRQVKSYPVESIVKAVKEAVARGAREIYLTGQDVASYGIGSRSSLPELVETLLEEVQGRYRIRLGMMEPIMTAKIAEKLLPLFKDERLYRYFHLPAQSGDDQVLRLMRRRYTVSAYEELVAKIRSSVGTLSLATDIIVGFPGESDESFRNTLSFIERLRFDKVHVARYTLRPFTLGYVSYDNIPEHVKKARSREASSVALRIAAEVNRSYVGRTVEVLINGTSFRGDVAGRTPEYKLVIMKGYHVQPGEFVKARIVGATALHLIGEVVD, encoded by the coding sequence GTGCCGGCAGTGAAAGTTTACCTCGAAGTCCACGGCTGCTGGCTTAGCAAGGCGGAAGGGGAGATCGCCAGATCACTGCTGGAGAAAGCAGGCTACACTGTTTCTAGCGACGCTAGAGACGCCGATGCCATCGTCGTTGTAACCTGTGCTGTTCGCGGAGATACAGAGGTGGCTATGCTTAAGAGGCTGAGAGAGCTGCGCGAGAAAGCTCCTCACGCACGCTTCGTAGTCGCAGGCTGTTTAGTTAATGTTAGACCGAAGAGCATACTCAGCATCACGCCCGAAGCCGCATTAGTTGAGCCCGATGCCCTTGACCACGTTGTCGACGCCCTAGAATCCAGGGACCCGGTCTACATAGTGCGAAAGTACCAGAGGAACCTTTCGATTCTCCCGGAGTACCGGGGTGGGCCTACCTACGTAGTTCCCATAGAGAGCGGTTGCACAGGATCCTGCAGTTTCTGCGTTGAGTGGGTGGCTAGGGGGCGGCAGGTGAAGAGCTACCCGGTTGAGAGCATCGTAAAGGCAGTGAAGGAGGCGGTGGCGAGAGGGGCTAGGGAGATATATCTCACAGGCCAGGATGTAGCGAGCTATGGGATTGGTAGCAGGAGCTCTTTACCCGAGCTGGTAGAGACGCTGCTTGAAGAAGTACAGGGCAGGTACAGGATTAGGCTCGGCATGATGGAACCAATTATGACAGCGAAAATCGCTGAAAAGCTGCTACCGCTGTTTAAGGATGAAAGACTCTACCGTTACTTCCACCTCCCAGCCCAATCTGGCGATGACCAAGTACTGAGACTTATGAGGCGAAGATATACAGTGAGCGCTTACGAAGAATTAGTAGCAAAAATACGCAGTAGCGTGGGGACGCTGAGCCTGGCGACAGACATCATAGTCGGTTTCCCGGGAGAAAGCGATGAAAGTTTCAGGAACACTCTTAGCTTTATCGAGAGATTAAGGTTCGACAAAGTGCATGTTGCTAGATACACTCTTAGACCCTTCACGCTGGGGTATGTTAGCTACGACAACATACCAGAGCACGTGAAGAAGGCGCGAAGCCGCGAGGCCTCTTCAGTAGCTTTGCGAATCGCTGCCGAGGTTAATAGGAGCTACGTTGGGAGGACCGTCGAAGTGTTAATCAACGGAACTTCCTTCAGAGGGGATGTAGCTGGTAGAACTCCGGAGTACAAGCTGGTGATCATGAAAGGTTACCATGTGCAGCCGGGAGAGTTTGTAAAAGCTCGCATAGTGGGGGCGACGGCGCTGCACCTTATTGGAGAAGTTGTTGACTAG
- a CDS encoding minichromosome maintenance protein MCM: MHAVVETLNLEELIENFIKDYREGGREKYREAVRRMISENSVSLVVDFDDLLNYNKVLADELVKDPILFLEEASRALNRVVAVEDPNYAQKARAFHVRIRKLPENLHVKVRDIRSRHLGRLIAVEGIVTKISPVKQELVEAVFKCRSCGYEEVVKQEEGAGLAKPSQCPRCAEEERKSAGFVLIAEKSKFVDVQKFVLQEKPEELPPGQLPRSIEVVVRDDLVDIVRPGDRATVVGFLKVEEDKRLLKSSPPVFHSYLEANYIEIATKESLDVEITPDDEKKILELARREDIETLIINSIAPSIYGYREIKLAIALLLFGGVPKIYPDGIRVRGDIHILLVGDPGTAKSQLLRYVSVIAPRGIYTSGKGATAAGLTAAVVKEKNSGEFYLEAGALVLADGGIACIDEFDKMEARDRVSIHEAMEQQTVSIAKAGIVATLNARASILAAANPAFGRYLPTRNISENIDLPVTILSRFDLIFVLRDTPNRDRDRELAQYVIDFHREAYPQIMENVIPPHILKKYVAYARRFIRPRLSEEAKAKIVDFYVSMRAASESPESPIAITPRQLEALIRLSEAHARMHLRNVVTERDAEVAIQLMEYFLRTVGIDMTTKTLDIDTVMTGQPKSQREKIILVLDIIKDMVRANNGNPVKIEDVIAECSKHGLEETFVKKVLEKLYDSGELMMPRQGYIVTTI, from the coding sequence ATGCATGCAGTTGTTGAAACTTTGAATCTAGAAGAACTTATTGAGAATTTCATAAAGGATTACAGGGAGGGCGGTAGGGAGAAGTACAGGGAAGCTGTAAGAAGAATGATCTCTGAGAACAGCGTCTCTCTAGTCGTAGATTTCGATGATCTCCTGAACTACAACAAAGTACTCGCGGATGAGCTTGTAAAGGATCCCATCCTTTTCCTAGAGGAAGCTTCACGCGCCTTAAACCGTGTTGTAGCAGTTGAGGACCCAAACTACGCTCAGAAAGCTAGAGCATTCCATGTAAGGATTAGGAAGCTTCCCGAGAATCTTCACGTAAAAGTTCGCGACATAAGGTCCCGCCACCTAGGGCGCCTCATCGCCGTCGAGGGCATAGTGACTAAAATATCGCCAGTAAAGCAGGAACTTGTAGAAGCTGTTTTCAAGTGCCGCTCGTGCGGTTACGAGGAAGTTGTAAAGCAAGAGGAGGGGGCGGGCCTAGCTAAGCCATCTCAGTGCCCCAGGTGTGCTGAAGAAGAGAGGAAATCAGCAGGCTTTGTCCTAATCGCAGAGAAGAGCAAGTTTGTAGATGTTCAAAAGTTCGTTCTCCAGGAGAAACCAGAGGAACTGCCTCCCGGTCAGCTTCCGCGATCCATCGAGGTTGTGGTTAGAGACGACTTAGTCGACATAGTGAGGCCCGGCGACAGGGCAACAGTTGTAGGTTTCCTGAAAGTTGAGGAGGACAAGAGGCTCTTGAAGAGCTCACCTCCAGTTTTCCACTCGTATCTTGAGGCGAACTACATAGAGATCGCAACTAAAGAGAGCCTTGATGTAGAGATCACCCCGGATGACGAGAAAAAGATACTGGAGTTAGCTAGGCGCGAAGATATAGAGACTCTCATTATTAACTCGATCGCCCCTTCGATTTACGGCTACAGGGAGATTAAACTCGCAATAGCGCTTCTCCTCTTCGGTGGAGTTCCCAAGATCTATCCCGACGGGATAAGGGTCAGGGGGGATATCCACATCCTACTGGTAGGTGATCCTGGCACAGCGAAAAGCCAGCTGCTACGGTACGTCAGCGTGATTGCGCCTCGCGGTATCTACACTAGTGGGAAAGGGGCTACTGCCGCAGGTCTCACAGCGGCCGTCGTCAAGGAGAAGAATAGTGGTGAGTTTTACTTGGAGGCTGGGGCGCTCGTGCTGGCCGATGGAGGGATAGCGTGCATCGACGAGTTCGACAAGATGGAGGCTAGAGACAGGGTAAGCATTCACGAAGCTATGGAGCAGCAGACTGTCAGCATAGCGAAAGCAGGTATAGTGGCGACGCTAAATGCCAGGGCATCCATACTCGCAGCAGCTAATCCAGCCTTCGGGCGGTATCTGCCGACGAGAAACATCTCGGAGAACATAGACTTGCCAGTGACCATCCTATCAAGGTTCGACTTGATCTTCGTACTCCGGGATACTCCCAACCGCGATAGGGATCGTGAGCTTGCGCAGTACGTCATAGACTTCCATCGAGAAGCATACCCCCAGATCATGGAAAATGTAATTCCTCCGCATATCCTCAAGAAGTACGTGGCCTATGCTAGACGCTTCATCAGGCCAAGACTCTCAGAGGAAGCTAAAGCCAAAATTGTAGACTTCTACGTGAGCATGAGAGCTGCGAGCGAAAGCCCAGAGTCGCCAATTGCTATCACGCCGAGGCAGCTAGAGGCGCTAATACGGCTCTCAGAAGCACACGCTAGAATGCACCTGAGGAACGTTGTTACAGAGCGAGATGCAGAGGTAGCTATACAGCTGATGGAGTACTTCCTGCGCACAGTGGGTATCGATATGACCACCAAGACGCTGGATATAGACACCGTGATGACTGGTCAACCTAAATCTCAGCGTGAAAAGATAATTTTAGTACTTGATATAATCAAGGATATGGTGCGTGCAAATAACGGAAACCCTGTTAAAATTGAAGATGTAATTGCAGAGTGCTCTAAGCATGGCCTCGAGGAGACTTTTGTGAAAAAAGTTCTCGAGAAACTCTACGACAGCGGCGAGTTGATGATGCCGCGCCAAGGGTATATAGTGACAACCATTTAA
- the ahcY gene encoding adenosylhomocysteinase, whose amino-acid sequence MAEYKVRDISLADKGKIAVEWAEVHMPVVSRLRRLLSFKKPLQGVRIAACMHVTKETAVLMLTLRDAGAEVALSASNPLSTQDHVAAFLAREGVHVYAWRGMNEEEYFNAIASAASIGPHITMDDGGDLTVMLHKIAHDVREGIDYAVGSKFLSPDTARSVRGGTEETTTGVIRLKALEREGKLLYPVIAVNDSRTKYLFDNRFGTGQSTIDGILRATNILLAGKVVVVAGYGWVGRGIAWRARGMGARVVVVEADPIKALEAYYEGFEVTDMLKAASLGDVFITATGNINVIRREHLERMKDGAILANSGHFNVEISLKDLGELAVSRRRISDYVDEFTLRDGRRLYLLAEGRLVNLVAAEGHPSEVMDLSFGNQVLAVMLLHRRGGAMPRKVLKLPRSLDRRVARLKLMSLGVMIEKLTPEQVNYLSSWSI is encoded by the coding sequence ATGGCGGAGTATAAGGTTAGGGATATCTCCCTAGCAGACAAGGGGAAGATTGCGGTAGAGTGGGCCGAGGTCCACATGCCGGTTGTATCTAGGCTTAGAAGGCTTCTATCCTTCAAGAAGCCTTTGCAGGGAGTCAGGATAGCGGCGTGTATGCACGTAACGAAGGAGACGGCCGTTCTGATGCTCACGCTCCGCGATGCGGGAGCTGAAGTTGCTCTGTCAGCATCTAACCCGCTTTCAACGCAGGATCATGTAGCTGCTTTCCTTGCTAGGGAGGGTGTGCACGTGTACGCGTGGCGGGGGATGAACGAGGAAGAGTACTTCAACGCGATAGCGTCTGCCGCGAGTATAGGGCCGCACATCACCATGGATGATGGAGGAGACCTTACGGTCATGCTGCACAAGATCGCTCACGACGTGCGCGAAGGAATCGATTACGCTGTGGGATCGAAGTTTCTCTCTCCGGATACCGCTAGGAGCGTTCGAGGAGGCACTGAAGAGACCACAACAGGTGTGATCAGGCTGAAAGCACTCGAAAGAGAGGGAAAGCTGCTGTACCCGGTGATAGCAGTCAACGACTCCAGGACGAAGTACCTTTTCGACAATCGATTTGGCACTGGACAGTCGACGATCGACGGCATACTTCGCGCGACGAACATCCTGCTCGCGGGCAAAGTTGTTGTCGTGGCCGGTTACGGGTGGGTGGGGCGTGGTATAGCTTGGAGAGCAAGGGGGATGGGTGCCCGCGTGGTGGTCGTGGAAGCTGACCCTATCAAAGCTCTCGAAGCTTACTACGAGGGGTTCGAGGTCACAGACATGTTAAAAGCCGCAAGCCTAGGCGATGTTTTCATCACGGCTACCGGTAACATCAATGTTATCAGGAGGGAGCATTTAGAGAGGATGAAGGATGGAGCGATTCTGGCCAACTCGGGACACTTCAACGTGGAAATTTCTCTGAAGGATCTCGGAGAGCTAGCTGTCTCCAGGAGAAGGATAAGCGACTATGTTGATGAGTTCACACTCCGCGACGGTAGAAGGCTGTACTTGCTAGCCGAGGGAAGGCTCGTGAACTTGGTTGCTGCCGAGGGACACCCGAGCGAGGTTATGGACTTGTCTTTCGGCAACCAAGTCTTAGCAGTGATGCTGCTTCACAGAAGAGGAGGTGCTATGCCGCGTAAGGTGCTCAAGCTACCCCGAAGCCTGGATCGGCGCGTTGCAAGATTAAAGCTAATGTCGCTGGGAGTGATGATTGAGAAGCTGACTCCAGAGCAGGTAAATTACCTATCGTCGTGGAGCATTTAG
- the metG gene encoding methionine--tRNA ligase — translation MIPLSERKEKWLVLAAWPYVHGVPHLGNLIGSILSADVAARYLRMKGADVVFVSGSDMHGTPIEVEALKRGVSPKDLAESNHKTIQSLFERWNISFDNYSTTESDVHKQFVHEFYDKVYKNGYVFEEVVQLYYCPNDGLFLPDRFVTGTCPYCGYEKAYGDQCENCGRLLEPTLLLNPRCSICGGTPVLRTTKHWFFDLPKLQSALEEYIKGNENLPSNAKNMSLQILKDGLRPRALTRDNKWGIPAPFPGAEDKTIYVWMEAVLGYISATIEYFRRRGEPERWKDFWLDPSTRSVYFIGKDNIPFHTLILPALLMASGEGYVLPWTVASTEYLLFKGLKFSKSKRVGVWIDEALEVFPVDYWRFALIALRPEARDTNFTWEEFQRVINNELIDNIGNFIHRVLVLAYRRYDGKVPAPSSRRAERLTEELRKRFDQVTLSMDAFRFKEALSRILALSSAGNAFLNEEKPWELDPKDASGIVFDLLQVVKALAVMLYPMIPSSADRIWNLLGYNDNLANHLWIEALEPLPPGQDLLEPKPLFSKITDEDIKAAVQKIESIRERISSQQLLQ, via the coding sequence GTGATACCGCTGTCGGAGCGCAAGGAAAAGTGGCTCGTGCTGGCTGCCTGGCCGTACGTGCACGGGGTACCTCACCTAGGTAACTTGATAGGGTCTATTCTTTCCGCTGACGTCGCCGCCCGGTACCTGAGGATGAAGGGAGCTGACGTGGTCTTCGTAAGCGGGTCTGACATGCACGGGACACCTATAGAGGTGGAGGCTCTTAAAAGGGGTGTTAGCCCCAAGGACCTGGCTGAGAGCAATCACAAAACTATTCAAAGCCTGTTTGAAAGATGGAACATAAGTTTCGATAACTACTCTACGACGGAAAGCGACGTGCACAAGCAATTTGTGCACGAGTTTTATGATAAAGTGTACAAAAATGGCTACGTTTTTGAAGAAGTCGTACAGCTCTACTACTGCCCTAACGACGGGCTCTTCCTCCCCGATAGGTTCGTCACGGGCACGTGCCCCTACTGCGGCTACGAGAAAGCTTACGGTGATCAATGCGAGAACTGTGGCAGGCTTCTTGAGCCAACACTACTGCTAAACCCCCGCTGCTCTATTTGCGGAGGCACGCCGGTGCTGAGGACCACTAAGCACTGGTTCTTTGATCTGCCGAAACTGCAGAGCGCCTTAGAGGAGTACATTAAGGGCAACGAGAACCTTCCCTCTAACGCAAAGAACATGAGTCTTCAAATCTTGAAGGACGGGCTGAGGCCTCGGGCTCTTACCCGCGACAACAAGTGGGGGATTCCCGCACCGTTTCCAGGCGCTGAGGATAAAACAATCTACGTTTGGATGGAAGCTGTTCTTGGGTACATCTCGGCCACTATAGAGTACTTCAGGAGGAGAGGGGAGCCCGAACGCTGGAAGGATTTCTGGCTTGACCCCTCGACGAGAAGTGTGTACTTCATAGGTAAGGACAACATCCCGTTCCACACGCTGATACTACCTGCACTTCTCATGGCGAGCGGTGAAGGCTACGTTCTCCCGTGGACCGTCGCCTCAACTGAGTACCTGCTATTTAAGGGGTTAAAGTTCTCCAAGAGTAAGAGAGTAGGCGTGTGGATAGACGAGGCGCTTGAGGTATTCCCAGTAGACTACTGGCGCTTCGCCCTCATCGCCCTCCGTCCCGAAGCTAGGGACACGAACTTCACCTGGGAGGAGTTCCAGCGAGTTATAAACAACGAGCTTATCGACAATATCGGAAACTTTATTCACAGAGTCCTTGTGCTCGCGTACCGCCGGTACGACGGCAAAGTTCCAGCGCCGAGCAGTAGACGAGCGGAACGCTTAACTGAGGAGTTGAGAAAGCGCTTCGACCAGGTAACGCTCAGCATGGATGCTTTCAGATTTAAGGAGGCTTTGTCGAGGATACTGGCTCTCTCGAGCGCCGGTAACGCTTTCTTGAACGAAGAGAAACCCTGGGAGCTCGATCCGAAGGACGCTTCGGGTATCGTTTTCGATCTGCTACAGGTAGTTAAAGCTCTGGCTGTAATGCTTTACCCGATGATACCCTCCAGCGCTGATAGAATCTGGAACCTTCTCGGTTACAATGATAATCTAGCAAACCATCTGTGGATAGAAGCTCTCGAGCCCTTACCACCAGGGCAGGATCTGCTCGAGCCCAAGCCTCTGTTCTCGAAGATCACCGACGAGGACATTAAAGCGGCTGTGCAGAAGATCGAGAGCATCCGGGAGAGAATCTCTAGTCAACAACTTCTCCAATAA